One genomic segment of Oncorhynchus kisutch isolate 150728-3 linkage group LG15, Okis_V2, whole genome shotgun sequence includes these proteins:
- the LOC109882738 gene encoding 28S ribosomal protein S22, mitochondrial-like, with the protein MGRYDLLRSTRHFGGLVWYLVNARRVNGLIIDMLQKDLWQDAVSLVGLFNKVQPHSETAQEASSQQASGLDLLKIYAKRESQRAGYVEQAYEQTSAEIRLTVMHHHT; encoded by the exons ATGGGGAGGTATGATCTTCTGCGCTCCACCAGACACTTTGGAGGCCTTGTCTGGTACCTGGTCAATGCCAGGAGGGTGAATGGACTCATCATAGACATGCTGCAGAAAGacct atggcaagatgcagtgaGTCTGGTGGGTCTGTTCAACAAGGTCCAGCCACACAGTGAAACAGCCCAGGAGGCCTCCAGCCAACAGGCCTCTGGACTGGACCTGCTCAAG ATCTACGCTAAGCGAGAGTCCCAGAGGGCAGGATACGTAGAGCAGGCCTACGAGCAGACTTCCGCAGAGATCCGTCTGACCGTCATGCATCACCATACCTAA